The genomic stretch GCTGGGCATAGGTATCGCGTTTGGTCTCTTGCAGGGATATCTCATTGCCTATCTTGAGATACAGCCATTTATCATAACGCTGGCAGGGTTGTTCTTGGCGAAGGGACTGCTGACGACACTCCACAAAAATCCGATCAACGTGACCATGACTGCTTTCGTTTCCTTGAGGGATTTTAAAATGGTGATTCCTTGGCTTGGCACGGAAAACAGGCTGGGCGTTTTCATCCCGTGTGAAATCAAACCAGGCGTCATAGTTGTGGTGGTCCTTGTTGTCCTCCTCGCCGTCCTTATGAAGTGGACGCGTTTCGGGCGCAATGTCTACGCTGTTGGCGGCAACGAGCAGAGTGCTATGATGCTCGGTATCAACGTAAAGAGAACGAAATTCTTCTCATACGTGCTTTGCGGATTGACAGCCGGTATCGCGGGCTTTGTGTTCATCATGACAACAGGAGCCGGCAATGTCGGAAATGCGGCGTTGTTCGAATTAAAAGCAATAGCCTCGAATATAATAGGCGGCACGCTGCTCAACGGCGGCGTGGGGAACCTGCTTGGCTCACCAATAGGCACACTGACCCTTCTTATAATCAACGAACTGATCCGTGCATCGGGTGTCCACTCAAACTTTCAAGCGATAGTAAGCGGGCTCTTACTGTATCTCTTCATTGTGCTGCAAAGCGTCGTTATGTCGTTGCGTGACAGGAGGAAATTCAGACTTGCTCTACCGCCCTGGCTGACGTTCCGGCTACCGCCCTGGCTGAAGGGCAAGAAAAAGGCCGGGAACCAAGGGTAGCCGAAAGGGCCTTGGATACGGATCATCACGGTCGAGGATGTATTCCCGGCCGATTACGTTAATGAAAATAAATTCAGCTTCCTTTATTTCCACCAAAATTTCCGTCAACCGCAAGTTCATCCCCCTATTTATTACGGCTACTCTTTTTTTCGTTACCTGTTGCCTTGGGGCGGTCTTTTTCGAAGGGATGAGGGATCCGCAAATTTTTATTTCGGGATTAAGCGATCCGGTTTCAAAAACGGGGCTTTATATCTCCCTCCTGGTTGTGGTGGTGCTGGTCGTTTATACTCTGGCGATATATATTGCTCACTATACGCGTTTCGGCCGCACAGTCTATGTTATCCGGCGGAAACGAACAATCCGTGCGACTGATGGGCTTGCCGGTAAACTCCACGAGAGTGGCGGTCTACCCATTGACCGTGTTTTGCTCTGCGCTGGCGGGCATTACCCACAGCATCTACATCGGCGGTGCCGATGGTATTCTCTCTGGTTTTTACATAAGTCCGAATAGGCCCTCCGTGCCGATCACCCCTGCCGGCAAATCCGCGGAATGGTCGACTGAAGTCGCGGTTCCCGGGGACGTCAAGGGTCTGTATATCATGTTGAGCGTCGAATCGGGCAAGCAGCGCCTCTTTACGAACTATTGCATTGATATTACCGATAAATAAATAACATTGAGCGTGTAACGGTGTGGGCTATATCACCGGGAATTACTGCCGCCCGCCTTTTTTCCTTGACTTCCGGGCCGCTGCGGTATAGAATGATCGCAGACGAATGACATCGGAATAAAAATATAAAAAGGAAAAAAATGAAAAACACACTCGCTTTTTTATTATTTTTTTTATGTACCGTCGCTCTCTTTTCCCAGCCCGTCATCGATTCAATCGATCCCGTTTCGGGTTCGGTAGGGACCATAGTGACGGTAAGTGGCAGCGGTTTCTCTGCCGAAAACAACACCGTCTCCTTCCAGGACGCGGATATGGACGCTATCTGGGAGGTGAGAATTCCGGCATCTTCTTCGGACGGAAACACCATACGCTTTACCGTACCGGAATACATCAATCCCGAATGCTATTATGATACGCCGCCCTGTGCCGCGCCCTCGATACAGACCCAGCCCGGACCGTTTTTCATATGGGTTGAAACATCTTCGGGGAAAAGCACTATAAAGCAGTTCGACGTGACCGCTGCGGCAACACCGGCGCCACCCTCAAGCTCCCCGCCGCCGGGAGACTATTCACTTTCGGTGACGCTTTCGGGCATCACGAGTACCAATGTCACCGTGACGGTCAACCCGCCCGGCTCCACGAACACCTACCCGATTTTCGTCACCTATACCGAACCGACCAACGTGACTCTCACGGCGAACGATTACACATTACCCGACGGTTCCGTCGAGGCCTTCACACAGTGGTCGGGGGACCTGGCAGAATCAACCAACCCGATTACGATTCTGGTCGACGAATTGAAAACCGTGACCGCCGTGTATGTACATGGCGACCCGACACCGCCCCCAGAGGACCGTCTCGGTGACGTCGACGGGAGTGGAAGAATCGATATCGTCGACGCGCTTCTGGTCGCGCAGTACTACGTGGGGTTGATCCAGACCTTCGCGGTTCCGCAGAACGCGGATGTCAATTGCGACGGGAACGTCACGATTATCGACGCCCTTCTCATTGCCCGGTATTACGTAGGGATCCTCGATGAGTTTTGCAAAGGGTAACAATATCGGCCTGTTCATGACGGTTTTATCGATGAATTCCGCCGCGCTGTTATCATATTATCCAGAATAAAAGGAGTCGTTCATGATCCGTATGAAACCATCTTTTCCACAATGCATGAATATACTGTCCGTATGTATCGTTTTACTTGTGCTTGCGGTGTATACCTGCGATAATGACACGCCGTCGATCCCGGCGTCGTGGGTGGCCGTCGGGAGCGGCGGTGAGATCTATTATTCGGCCGATGACGGTGAGTCATGGAAAGAGGGGACGGCGGCTGCCTCCGAAAATTTGTATGCGGTCGCCGCTGATTATAACGGCAACTGGATCGCCGCGGGCGATAACGCGGGAGTGGTGTATTCGAACAATAACGGAAGAACCTGGCAGCCGGGAGATTTGGGGGATACCGTCAATCTTCTGGGTGTCGCGACCGATGCAAAGGGATACTGGATTGCCGTCGGATACGGCGGGAATGTCTTTTATTCCGTCGACGGGGGCAAAAACTGGCAGCCCGGAACGACCGGAGAAACGGAAAATCTCTGGGATGTCGCCACGGACGGCAGCGGGTTGTGGGTCGCCGTGGGAAATGACGATGTGACAAGCGGCATGATCCTCTATACGACGGACGGGGGCCAGACCTGGGACAGGGGCACAAACCCCCTGGCGACGGGCAATCTCTACAGCATCGCGACAGACGGTGACGGTAACTGGGTTGCCGTGGGCGACGGCGGAATCGTTCTTTATACGGCAGATGTCGCTGCCTGGACCGCGGGAACAAACACATCGGACACGCTGAGGGCCGTCGCGACGGACGGAAAGGGGATGTGGGTCGCTGCCGGTTCGAACGGAGATATCCGCTATTCGACGGATAACGGCAAGACGTGGCTGCCCGCCGCCTCCGGTACGGCGCACTCCCTCAGGGGAATCGATACCGACCGGAGGGGGAACTGGATCGTGTGCGCTGACACCGGAACGAGCGGCAGCGTGCTTTTTTCCGGTGACGGACGAAACTGGGAGAACGAGACCGAACTTCCCGCCCTTTTCTTTCTCGATATTGCCTGCGGGCGGTAGAACCGGGGAAGGCCGGTAGAAACCGGGGAAGGCGCTTTTTTGGGTGTCACTTTATTAAACAAACCGTGACAAAAATATATGGGCGGGACTCATTATAATGCCGTGTTTTGTTTCGAGTTTCTTCTCCCCTTCAAGGGAGACTTGAAACGCGGGAACGGAAAGGAATTTGTTTTTCAGATACATGAGTGATTTGCTTACGTCCCCCGTTTTCGTTTTACACTCGATAAAAAAAATCGGTTTTCCTTCTTTTACGATAATGAAATCGACTTCCCGCCGGTCGACATCTCTGAAATAACGCAGTTCCGTTTATAACGGCGTCTTCGATATAGCGGTTTATATACACAATTTTTACCTCTATCGTAAAATAATCGCTTGTAATTTACGATATATGTTAAAATAGTAGCGTTTGGCGGGTTTTTTTCAAGAAATGACAAAGAAATTTTATCACAAGCTCAGCCGGGTTTTTCCGACGGGACAGCGTAAAAATTGTATTGCTTTTCAGGCTGCCGGGAACGACAATATATTGTATGCTGAACGGAAGGTATTCTTTTCGTATAAAATAGCAGCAAGCGGAGGAGAAAGGCATGAAAATAGTGCTGGACCCCGAAAGGCTTCTTGAAGAAGGGAAGATCGATAAAAACGAGTACGATAAACTGCATGCACTCGGCGCGAAAAGCACGAGTTCCCTTGCTTTTAATCTGCTTCTCGGCTTTGGCGTGATCGCGGTCAGTTTGGGGAGCGTCGCGTTTATTCCGACCGAAGAAACGGGAATTATCGTGGGACTTGTTGTATTATGCTTCGGTATCGGTTTTCTCCGCACCTCCCTCGTGAAACAATGGAAGATTCTCGCCTACATATGCGTGCTGGTCGGTTCCCTTATCTCAGGCGGTGCAACAATAATGATCGGTGATTATTCACCGGAAGCCTTCCTCATCGTGGCCGCGGTATTTCTGGCCGCCGGAATTTTCTCGAAAAGCGGCCTGCTTGTCGTCCTTGCCGTGTTCGCGGGCGCATCGTCGATCGGCGCGCGGACGGGGTATTTCCATGCGATGTATTTCCTGGGTATCCGGGAACCGGGCCTGACCGTGGTTGTTTTCACGGCGATCGCCATCGGTTTTTATCACCTCTCGAAAGTGCTTCCCGCCGATTACGCCGGGCTTGCAATTGCCGCTTCACGGACGTCCGTCTTTCTCGTCAATTTCGGGTTCTGGATCGGTTCGTTGTGGGGGGACGATTTCAACGGGCTGCTTTGTTTCGAAGCGGACGACTGGATGTTCGCCGTTCTCTGGGCGCTCGCCCTTCTCGCGACGGGGGCGTGGGCGTGGTTCCGGAACAGGCGGTGGGTGGTGAATATCGTCGCGGTCTTCGGCGGCATTCATTTTTATACCCAGTTGTTCGAGAATCTGGGTGCGAATCCCCGTTCCCTGTTTATCGGGGGAGTTTTCACTCTCGCTTTTGCCGTTGGCTTGAAGGTATTGAATGCGGTCATGGAAAAAATGCGTGCGTGAGTCTATAGATTTTCATCTACCGGCATGCTTTTACCGCTTCGCGCGCCTTTTCCACGTAGGAGACGGCTGCGTCTTTGAGGTGATTGACGAGTGCCGGCTTGAGCGGCCGCTTCAGCACTGCCGGATGACCGACGATGAGGGACCCGGGCGGGAAAACATCCCGTTCCGTCACCAGCGCCCCCGCCCCGACAATCGAGTTTTCGCCGATGACGGCGCCGTTCAGGATCACGGCACCCATGCCGACGATACAGCCGCCGCCGATCGTGCAGCCGTGAAGGACCGCCCCGTGGCCCACGGTCACGTAGTCTCCGACCGTAAGAGGAAAGCCCTTATCCACATGAAGCACGGTATTGTCCTGAATATTGGTGTTACAGCCGATCCGGATTTCCTCGAAATCCGCCCGAAGCACGGCCCCGAACCAGATCGAGACATTCTCTCCAAGAACGACCTGCCCGACGATCGATGCGTTCGGGGCGATAAAGACCGCCCCGTCCGTGAGGGGGGTTCTATGCCCAAAAGGGATGATCAGGGAGTTCCTCCTTTCTGCCGGAACGCTTGTTCCGGTAATCCGGACTTCCGCGGTCTTACGGTTACAGTATAACATGAGGGAGGGCGGCTGTACAGGTATTCGGTTATATACCGTTTACTATAAGATGGGAGAGACCAGTGATGACGACGGATACAATCCATAAGGACGACGGATATAACATTTTACATAATGACGTGCTATTTAGTCCTTGCTGAATAACTGATTCGTTGATTAATGAGTCTTTCAGGCCCGGAATTTTGTGTGTATGAGTGTATTCGACTAGTGACAGGCATGATTATTCTTTTTAGTCGGGCTGGGGTAAATATGTGGGAAATGGGGTGTGGTTTGATGATGTGTTTTTAAAGTCTGAGTATCCAAAATGGCAAATAATGATTCGTATATATGGAAATTAATCTATTACATCCTGGAAGATGCTGAATTATCCTATACAATTGTCGTAAATTCCTGCGAGGGGACTGTTGTAATTTCCTCTCCTCACTGCTCCATTGATTAAATCTTTTCTCAAATTCTTCATTCACCCTATTCCCATATCTCTCAACCATCGCCAAAAACACCTCCAGCAACCACCGCACAAGCTGCGCAATACTATAACAATTCAAATCGGCATGCAGCAGTTTTATCTTCCGGTACACATCCTCGGGAAGATACACGTGCGCGTGTTCACGGCTATCATCGGGATTGTCAGAGACCGCTCGATACCGGCTCATTCGTTGTTTTCCCCAAATGTGTTCCTTTATAATCAAAGGATCGATACTGGACAATATTCCGACAATGACACCGGATAACGAGCGCCTCGAGACGAACAATGTCAGTTTACATAGCTTCTCTCTCATTATCTCAGTCATGATAAAATGAAATTCATGCGGAACGGATTCTGTCATGCGGGGCTCCTTGAATAATTATTTTTATATTTTATATAACCCAAAAAAAGTGCCCGTTGCTTTGATTTTTTTCTAAAAGGCTGTTAAATAATTAATAAACATCAATTAATTAATGGATTCGAAAACCTTGATCAGTTCGAGGAGTTCGGCTTTGCTTTTAACGTGTGCTTTTTTGTAGATATTCGAGACATGACACTCGACCGTCCGTTCGGAGATGAAGAGTGAATCCGCGATTTTCCTGTAGGTGTAGTTGTCGATGAGGAGTTTGATAATATCGGTTTCCCTGTTCGTTATCTTGTTCGACGCGATAAAGGATTCGGGAACCATGCCCAGGTTGACGGAAATTTCGATTCGTTTGATAAAATAATCGTAAAACAGCCTGATGTGGATGATACTGTAGGCGGCGCTGTAGAGATAGATGAGAAGCAGACCGTTCGGCAGGAAATCGGTCGTTCCCCCCTTTTCCAGAATGTCGATGATGAGGACGGGGACAAGGATGATGAGGAGTCCGCAGTTCACTTTTACGAGTTTTCTGGATAACGAGGATTCGATACTGTCGTAGCCTAAAATCGCGTTGACGAAGAAATAAAGCAGAAAAACCGCCAAAAGGGAATTGTTCGCGTAGATGAATATCCTTTTCAGGGAATCATAGACATCGACAATTGTCGTATTGGAAAGAAACGGCAGTATGATGAAAAAATACTGAAGAAGGAATACCGATGCAATAACGGCCTTTTTCGCAATCGTGATTTTTTTTTCGACAAGATGAAAATAAAAGAGGGAAAGAACGACGGTAAAAAAGGAACTCCACACAAACCGTGCGATAAGGTTGGCGATTTTAACGGTTACCTCCGTGGTGATAATCGACTCCATATAATAGGTATGAAGGAATATGAACAACCTCACGACAAAACAGGCAAAGAGCAGCATATAATAGTTGATGATCGAAAGTTTGTATTTGAAATAGAATATCGCGAAAACAAAAACGGAACCGGTCACGATACCGAAACATACGATTAAATAAAAGAAAATGATATGCTGCATCGGACTCCTCCCTTCACACAGGCGGCTAAGTAAAAACTATATCGATTCGGGGGGGGCCTGCCATATGGTTTACGGTATAAAAAACCGTACCGAGCGGTATAGTACCGGACCGGCCGGGGCTTTGTGGAGTAAGCATCGGACCGGTTTCACCGGCCCGACGGCTGTTTCTTCATTCGGTCATACGCTTTTTGTAGAGTTCTTTTGCCATTTTCTGCATGTCGATGATCCTGTCCATTTCATCGACGATTTCCGCGTTGATGATCTCTTCGATGACGTCTTCCAGTGTCACGATACCAATGAAGTTCCCGTACTCGTCGTAGACGATTGCCAGGTGGAGTTTCGCCTGTATGAACCGGTTCAAAAGGATGTCCAGTTTCGTGTCAGCCTGGACAAAAAGACGCTTTTCCCTGTTGCACACCTCCCCGATCTTCCGGATATGTTCGAAACCGGGACAGATAAGGTCTTTGACAAAGAGAAGCCCGATAATGTTGTCGATCGTGTTCTCGAAGACCGGTATCCGGGTAAATCCCCTTGTCTTGATTTCATCACAGACGTTTTTGTCGAGGACGCGGTGCGCGTCGAGGGAAAAGACGACGGTCCGCGGTGTCATGACCTGCTTCGCCGTTTTGTCGGAGAACGAAAGGGCGCCGAGCAGTATTTTTTCTTCTTCTTCATCGATCAGTGACGACGGCGAATCTTCGTGTTCCTTAATGATTTCGATTATTTCCTGTTTTTTCCAGATTGTCGGTTGTTCTGTACCGAGTATTTTCGTCAAGAGCCACGCAAGCGGCGCGCTGACCGGAAAGGTGAGGACGATGAAAATCCGGATAAGCCAGACGAGTTTCGCCCCCGCCGATAGCGCGAACCGCGTGAAAAGAGCCTGGGGGACGATTTCACCGAACGTGACGATGAGGGCTGTCGAGATGATGCCCGCGACGATCCCTGAGGCGATACTGCCCAAAAAAATGGCCATGGCCGAGTTGACCGCCACATTCCCGACAAGAAGAGTGCAGAGGAGAAGATACCCGTTGCTCCTTATTTTTACCACCTTTGCCGCGTCTTTACTGCCGAGCCTGCTTTTTCTTTTAAGTTCGGACAGGTTGAGACTGAACATCCCGATGGTGAGTCCGGAAAAAACGCCCGAGAATACGAGCAGGATAGCGACAATTATATATTCCATTCGCTTACTCTATCCGGCGAAACCAAAAAAATCAAGAAACCATCCCATTTCGCGGGACCGGCAGCCGGTGCGGATGTCTGCCGCTTTTAGTGGGAAATCGAGGATCGATACTTTTTTATGAGTTTGGGGATGGTTTTGTCTTTTTTGATCGCCCCGATCACGGATACCACATAATCGATGCAGCGTTCGAGGATTTGTTCACCCTTTTTTGCGGTCGACGGCCGCGCGTCCCCCGCGTAATGGTCGGGAAAATCGGCATACCATCCGATGGGGGTGGACACCCCTGCGTGAAGATGTTGCCTGCCGAGGGGATAAGCAGGCGATGAGGGGATGTTCGCACTTTTTACCAGTTCGGGGTAAATGGCCATCATTATACTCGTTTCGATTTCCCCCGCGTGGTAACTCAATTCGCTTTCCATGGTTTTTTTAATCTCCTCATACAACACATCGAGGCCGTAGCCGGAAAAATAGATGGTGTAGGGTTTTTCCTTTTCAAGCATACATTCCGTGAAGTACGAAAGAAAATGTACGTTGCCCCCGTGGCCGTTCAGAAGGTATATTTTCTTGAATCCGTTGCGCGCGATCTCGTCACAAATGTTTTCGAGCAGGTCCTGCATGAGAGTGCGTCCGATCGCGATCGCTCCCGGCTCGTGCCGGGCCTCGAAGATCTGGGTGTAGATATGTGGGGGAAACACGACCGCCGGTTCCTTTTCCGCGGCCCGGCAGGCGACACTGTGGATGATGAACATATCGGTACCGACGGGAAGGTGGTTGCCGTGTTTTTCAAGGACGCCCAGCGGGAGGATGCAGAGTCCCCCGGTTTTTTTAATCGCGTCTTTTATTCCGGACGCGGTAAGGGTTTCCCATCGCATGGCAATCCTCCTCTTGTGTAATTTTAACCGATGTGACGATGAATCGGTCTTTATCCTGTATAAACGATATTCACGGCCGTGTCCATCATGCCGCGAATGATTGTCGCGCATATCCTTCCGCTTGACGGGAAGCGCCGGACGGTCTATGATGCTCGTTGATGACACGTTCCGGCGGCGTTACCCGAAAGAATGCCGGACGACAACATACACGAGGAGGAAGATTGATGAAAAAGACAGTTTCCTGTTTTTTGATAGCACTCATGGCTTTCATGACCTTGTCCTGCGGAAAGCAGGTGAAACAGACCGGCCCGGATATGGACACCGATGAGGATTTCGCTTCATCGGCGTCCGGCGGGATCGTCCTGACCCAGGCGATTCTCGATACATACATGGAGACACTGCCGCCGTTTATCAAAAAAGCCAAAGCGGAAGGTGAAAATATCGAGTCCGCCGGCGCGGGCTGGGCCTTCGGCGCGGAGATGATTTCGCTGCTTGAGGATCACGGATGGGCGACGCCGGAGGAGTTCCTCGAAGTGCACACGAAGGTCTGGACGATCACCCCCTGGCTGATCGCCACGGCTAAAATGAAAGACCAGCCGACGGAAATGCAGGAGATGTTCCTCAAGCAGTACGAGGCGTTATTCGAAGCGGGCGGTATGACGGAGGCTGAAAAGGAACTTCTCGTTGCCAACAAAGATAAATTGATTGCAGCGCTGGAAGAGGCTGATAAGTAAAAAATACAATTGTCGGGAGATTCCCCCGTCTGTTTCTGCTGGCAGGTTTTCAATGGATTCATACGTATCGGAACAAACCGGCGTGTCTTTAAGAATCCCCTCACTATCGGAGAGACCGTCCGGCGGGTGACATCATGGCTCGACCAGCCGTGTGTCCGGCTCATCAATCCCACGGCCAACCATTGGACGCTGTTCGCGGAAATGCTTTCCGCAGGACAGGCCGCCGCCAATCTCGCGAGCGACGCGCATCTTGCGGCGCTCGCCTGCGAACACGGCTGCACGCTTTATTCGACGGACGCAGATTTCAGCCGTTTCCCGCGGCTCAAGTGGAAACACCCCTTCGGGGAAAAGGCGTGACGGGATCACGGGCCGGTGAAGCGGGAGGGGCGGGGTAAAAAAAAGCCCGGCCTTAAGCCGGGCGGAATTGTTTTGGCGGGCATCAGCGGGGGCGGCGGGTGATGGTCACGACAATCCCGTCCTGTGTAAAGACGGTCGTATTGGGATCGGGATTTGAAATACTACGTCCGGAATCATAGAGATCGATGCTTACATTTATCCAGTAATAGTCAAAGGTGAGAAAATCAAAATGCTCACCCGATAAACCATAGGAATAAACCGCATCATACACGGCATCTTCCGAAAAGGTCAATCGTACTTCACAATCATCATATGCCGGAACGCCATCTATATAATTCGTATACCCTCTCTTGATAACATTTGGACCAAGCAGATCATTACCGATTACCGAATGTGTGCTGTAATCCTGTAAAAAGATAGAATAGATATTGCTTCCAATGTTGTTTGTTATTTCCAGTTCAGAATTAAACCCGTAATAAGAACTCTGTGGACCAGTGTAATTATACGTTTCACCATCCTCAAGGGCTATTAAATCAGTCGGATCCTCACAGCTTGAAAGAATCAAGGCAAAGGCAAACACTGCCGCAACTATAATCATTCCCTTTATTTTCATCTTATTCCTCCTTAAATGTTTTATAAATTCCATCATTTCAAACGAAGACCGGATCAGTCTTCCTCCGAAACGTTCATGTCAAAGCCGAGCCTTATTTCATAGAGGACGCCGTCCCTGAAATTCAGCTCTTTTTCGAGCGCCAGCGCGCCCGTTTCGATCCTGATCACGTGTCTGCCACGTTCGACATCGAAGTCGAGGTCCTTCTGTTTTTTACCGTCCACGAACACGTCGATCCGCATCTCCGGTTTGTTGAGATCGCGGTTCAGGATATTGTCGGGGACGATGATGACCACGCCGGGCTGCGACGGTTTGAGTCTGGCGTCTATCTTGGTGTCCCTGTCGAGGACGACGGTCACTTCGTAGGGCGAATATCCCCGTTTCCTCACCTCGATCGCGTACCTTCCCTGTTCGAGCTTCACATTGACCGGTGCGTACCCTTCTTCCTGCCTTCCGTTTATATAGACGCGGGCTCTCTTGACGTTCGCGTCGATCCTGAGGTTGTAAAAGCGTATCGCCTTTTTAAGATCGGCACTCAACGTTGTATTCCGTGTAATATTGATAGTCGTTGTATAGTCTTCATATCCGTTGGCTGTCACTCGCATGGAATGTCTTCCCTTCGAAACCCTGATTGTTGCCGGTGCTTCATCCATGTATCTGTCGTCAATATAAATTTTTGCACCATTGACATTCGATTTGATCCGGACACTGAACATCTGGCTTTCATCATCACGGCCTGCTTTTTCAAGATCAATCGAAAATGTCGTGTTTTTTGTTATATTGATCGTCGTTTCGGCATCCTTATAACCCGGTGATGTCGCACGTATTCTATGCGATCCCCTGCTTACTGAAACGGTGAGGGGTGCTTCGCCTTTATAATCACCGTCGATGTAGATTTTTGCACCATTGACATTCGACTTGATCCTTACCTCATACACCCCCTGGGCGAACACATTCGAAAGCACGAACATGAAGAGAACGGCAAGTAAACAGTATGTCTTCATTGATTTATTCATAATTCACTCCTGAAAATTATTATGTATCTATAAGTATAACCCCTTTTACCCGGAATTCAATATATCGGTATAATAATTCACCCCCGTATTCACTCTGTGGGGGAGGGTTCCGTTTTTATCATGTGCCGATGAGCCGCGCGAATTCGGCCCCGAACTCCTCCCCCTTTTTGAGTTCTTCGAGACTCGGGCCGCCCGCGAACACGTAATCCATGGCGAGGTCCCATTTCGCGGGTTCGACGATCCGTTTTATCTCCGCAAGCGCGCCCCCGCTCCAGCCGTAACTCCCGAACATGGCCGCCTTTCTGTTTCTTACCCGCTTGATCACCGCCATGTCCAGGACCTGTG from Spirochaetales bacterium encodes the following:
- a CDS encoding sugar ABC transporter permease YjfF (membrane component of a putative sugar ABC transporter system), translating into LGIGIAFGLLQGYLIAYLEIQPFIITLAGLFLAKGLLTTLHKNPINVTMTAFVSLRDFKMVIPWLGTENRLGVFIPCEIKPGVIVVVVLVVLLAVLMKWTRFGRNVYAVGGNEQSAMMLGINVKRTKFFSYVLCGLTAGIAGFVFIMTTGAGNVGNAALFELKAIASNIIGGTLLNGGVGNLLGSPIGTLTLLIINELIRASGVHSNFQAIVSGLLLYLFIVLQSVVMSLRDRRKFRLALPPWLTFRLPPWLKGKKKAGNQG
- a CDS encoding IPT/TIG domain-containing protein, which produces MKNTLAFLLFFLCTVALFSQPVIDSIDPVSGSVGTIVTVSGSGFSAENNTVSFQDADMDAIWEVRIPASSSDGNTIRFTVPEYINPECYYDTPPCAAPSIQTQPGPFFIWVETSSGKSTIKQFDVTAAATPAPPSSSPPPGDYSLSVTLSGITSTNVTVTVNPPGSTNTYPIFVTYTEPTNVTLTANDYTLPDGSVEAFTQWSGDLAESTNPITILVDELKTVTAVYVHGDPTPPPEDRLGDVDGSGRIDIVDALLVAQYYVGLIQTFAVPQNADVNCDGNVTIIDALLIARYYVGILDEFCKG
- a CDS encoding gamma carbonic anhydrase family protein, encoding MLYCNRKTAEVRITGTSVPAERRNSLIIPFGHRTPLTDGAVFIAPNASIVGQVVLGENVSIWFGAVLRADFEEIRIGCNTNIQDNTVLHVDKGFPLTVGDYVTVGHGAVLHGCTIGGGCIVGMGAVILNGAVIGENSIVGAGALVTERDVFPPGSLIVGHPAVLKRPLKPALVNHLKDAAVSYVEKAREAVKACR
- a CDS encoding helix-turn-helix transcriptional regulator translates to MQHIIFFYLIVCFGIVTGSVFVFAIFYFKYKLSIINYYMLLFACFVVRLFIFLHTYYMESIITTEVTVKIANLIARFVWSSFFTVVLSLFYFHLVEKKITIAKKAVIASVFLLQYFFIILPFLSNTTIVDVYDSLKRIFIYANNSLLAVFLLYFFVNAILGYDSIESSLSRKLVKVNCGLLIILVPVLIIDILEKGGTTDFLPNGLLLIYLYSAAYSIIHIRLFYDYFIKRIEISVNLGMVPESFIASNKITNRETDIIKLLIDNYTYRKIADSLFISERTVECHVSNIYKKAHVKSKAELLELIKVFESIN
- a CDS encoding DUF21 domain-containing protein, which codes for MEYIIVAILLVFSGVFSGLTIGMFSLNLSELKRKSRLGSKDAAKVVKIRSNGYLLLCTLLVGNVAVNSAMAIFLGSIASGIVAGIISTALIVTFGEIVPQALFTRFALSAGAKLVWLIRIFIVLTFPVSAPLAWLLTKILGTEQPTIWKKQEIIEIIKEHEDSPSSLIDEEEEKILLGALSFSDKTAKQVMTPRTVVFSLDAHRVLDKNVCDEIKTRGFTRIPVFENTIDNIIGLLFVKDLICPGFEHIRKIGEVCNREKRLFVQADTKLDILLNRFIQAKLHLAIVYDEYGNFIGIVTLEDVIEEIINAEIVDEMDRIIDMQKMAKELYKKRMTE
- a CDS encoding creatininase family protein; this translates as MRWETLTASGIKDAIKKTGGLCILPLGVLEKHGNHLPVGTDMFIIHSVACRAAEKEPAVVFPPHIYTQIFEARHEPGAIAIGRTLMQDLLENICDEIARNGFKKIYLLNGHGGNVHFLSYFTECMLEKEKPYTIYFSGYGLDVLYEEIKKTMESELSYHAGEIETSIMMAIYPELVKSANIPSSPAYPLGRQHLHAGVSTPIGWYADFPDHYAGDARPSTAKKGEQILERCIDYVVSVIGAIKKDKTIPKLIKKYRSSISH
- a CDS encoding PIN domain-containing protein, producing MSGDSPVCFCWQVFNGFIRIGTNRRVFKNPLTIGETVRRVTSWLDQPCVRLINPTANHWTLFAEMLSAGQAAANLASDAHLAALACEHGCTLYSTDADFSRFPRLKWKHPFGEKA
- a CDS encoding PEGA domain-containing protein, with amino-acid sequence MNKSMKTYCLLAVLFMFVLSNVFAQGVYEVRIKSNVNGAKIYIDGDYKGEAPLTVSVSRGSHRIRATSPGYKDAETTINITKNTTFSIDLEKAGRDDESQMFSVRIKSNVNGAKIYIDDRYMDEAPATIRVSKGRHSMRVTANGYEDYTTTINITRNTTLSADLKKAIRFYNLRIDANVKRARVYINGRQEEGYAPVNVKLEQGRYAIEVRKRGYSPYEVTVVLDRDTKIDARLKPSQPGVVIIVPDNILNRDLNKPEMRIDVFVDGKKQKDLDFDVERGRHVIRIETGALALEKELNFRDGVLYEIRLGFDMNVSEED